In a genomic window of Wyeomyia smithii strain HCP4-BCI-WySm-NY-G18 chromosome 1, ASM2978416v1, whole genome shotgun sequence:
- the LOC129719122 gene encoding transmembrane protein 192-like isoform X1, whose amino-acid sequence MVSLIRNFGSNTGGRFFEDSSLRMDDNNAMLDPILSAEEDDSFRPLNTVPAFSIHLLISSCISLTGIILAACWQDSQRCEAYFIMLYLRAAFWLITYLFDRFVKMRHEKLRLDGYHEFYRSTAHHRSVPLQVVSLWNTFLLAVQALLQHYYGDNFTEKCLVVGLLSPIVYITMFCSLETVVLSFVHGTYIAKVLRFNRAAAAPDALQGSRGQSSGSLGLTQRGLSTTELLEKQADLINYLKDHNLKLNQKIMQMNAQVRTVTFPR is encoded by the exons ATGGTCAGTTTGATCAGAAACTTTGGTTCGAATACG GGTGGTAGATTTTTTGAAGATTCCTCATTGAGAATGGATGACAATAATGCAATGCTGGACCCTATTTTGTCCGCTGAGGAAGACGACAGTTTCCGGCCGCTAAACACGGTGCCAGCCTTCAG CATTCATTTACTAATTTCAAGCTGCATCTCGCTAACGGGGATAATTCTTGCTGCCTGCTGGCAGGATAGTCAACGATGTGAAGCCTACTTTATTATGCTGTATTTGAGGGCTGCATTCTGGCTGATAACTTAT CTCTTTGATCGGTTCGTCAAAATGCGACACGAAAAACTACGGTTGGATGGATATCACGAGTTTTATAGATCTACTGCTCACCATCGTTCCGTTCCGCTGCAAGTGGTATCTCTATGGAACACGTTCTTACTGGCTGTGCAGGCTCTTCTCCAACATTATTACGGCGATAATTTCACTGAGAAGTGCCTGGTGGTGGGTCTCCTATCTCCAATTGTTTACATTACGATGTTCTGCTCACTCGAAACGGTTGTGTTGTCTTTTGTACATGGTACTTACATTG CAAAAGTACTGCGTTTCAACCGAGCTGCTGCAGCCCCGGATGCACTGCAGGGAAGCCGTGGCCAAAGCAGTGGTTCACTCGGGCTTACACAGCGGGGCTTGAGCACGACGGAGTTGTTAGAAAAACAAGCAGATTTAATCAATTATCTTAAAGATCATAACCTGAAGCTGAACCAGAAAATCATGCAAATGAACGCTCAGGTGCGAACAGTAACGTTTCCCAGATGA
- the LOC129719122 gene encoding transmembrane protein 192-like isoform X2 yields MDDNNAMLDPILSAEEDDSFRPLNTVPAFSIHLLISSCISLTGIILAACWQDSQRCEAYFIMLYLRAAFWLITYLFDRFVKMRHEKLRLDGYHEFYRSTAHHRSVPLQVVSLWNTFLLAVQALLQHYYGDNFTEKCLVVGLLSPIVYITMFCSLETVVLSFVHGTYIAKVLRFNRAAAAPDALQGSRGQSSGSLGLTQRGLSTTELLEKQADLINYLKDHNLKLNQKIMQMNAQVRTVTFPR; encoded by the exons ATGGATGACAATAATGCAATGCTGGACCCTATTTTGTCCGCTGAGGAAGACGACAGTTTCCGGCCGCTAAACACGGTGCCAGCCTTCAG CATTCATTTACTAATTTCAAGCTGCATCTCGCTAACGGGGATAATTCTTGCTGCCTGCTGGCAGGATAGTCAACGATGTGAAGCCTACTTTATTATGCTGTATTTGAGGGCTGCATTCTGGCTGATAACTTAT CTCTTTGATCGGTTCGTCAAAATGCGACACGAAAAACTACGGTTGGATGGATATCACGAGTTTTATAGATCTACTGCTCACCATCGTTCCGTTCCGCTGCAAGTGGTATCTCTATGGAACACGTTCTTACTGGCTGTGCAGGCTCTTCTCCAACATTATTACGGCGATAATTTCACTGAGAAGTGCCTGGTGGTGGGTCTCCTATCTCCAATTGTTTACATTACGATGTTCTGCTCACTCGAAACGGTTGTGTTGTCTTTTGTACATGGTACTTACATTG CAAAAGTACTGCGTTTCAACCGAGCTGCTGCAGCCCCGGATGCACTGCAGGGAAGCCGTGGCCAAAGCAGTGGTTCACTCGGGCTTACACAGCGGGGCTTGAGCACGACGGAGTTGTTAGAAAAACAAGCAGATTTAATCAATTATCTTAAAGATCATAACCTGAAGCTGAACCAGAAAATCATGCAAATGAACGCTCAGGTGCGAACAGTAACGTTTCCCAGATGA
- the LOC129719121 gene encoding uncharacterized protein LOC129719121 — MMNNTTRESDPLLSSKKKTNFRIDQNDSPIAEDCKPNESYLQRQASIISDPDVLCGRTFRAGLMIIVFSIHWLVSALICVTGLCLVVYPPGHSYACHVYFAIVYLRMTFWVATYVLHESIKPSCRLLINQNYNLYQDMTCYRKAPLQIVSFWNIILLAIQANIQTLFAVSDSASNICDGVPNITELSASWNISPQLFISIFCCLETIALACFYIPAIKRLTKSLRQQSEEDSPDRTLSNQDDISINQRLKRQAEQVKILRVANVALKKEAIALGALDADE; from the exons ATGATGAATAATACAACACGTGAAAGTGACCCTCTGCTGAGTTCCAAAAAGAAGACAAACTTTCGCATCGACCAAAACGATTCACCTATTGCGGAGGACTGCAAACCCAACGAATCTTATCTTCAGCGACAAGCGAGTATTATATCCGATCCGGATGTTCTTTGTGGGAGAACTTTTCGAGCCGGTCTCATGATTATCGTCTTCAG CATACACTGGTTGGTATCCGCATTAATCTGCGTAACTGGGTTGTGTTTAGTAGTATACCCACCCGGACACAGCTATGCCTGTCATGTATACTTTGCGATAGTCTATCTTCGAATGACTTTTTGGGTTGCAACGTATGTTCTGCATGAATCAATCAAACCATCATGTCGACTGTTAATCAACCAGAATTATAACCTATACCAGGATATGACATGCTACAGAAAGGCACCACTCCAGATTGTGTCATTTTGGAATATTATATTGCTCGCAATCCAAGCCAATATTCAGACATTGTTTGCCGTAAGCGACAGTGCATCGAATATCTGCGATGGGGTTCCGAACATTACAGAACTCAGTGCCAGCTGGAATATTTCCCCCCAACTTTTTATTTCCATCTTCTGCTGCTTGGAAACAATAGCACTTGCTTGCTTTTACATACCGGCGATTA AACGATTGACAAAATCATTGCGTCAGCAATCCGAAGAAGACTCACCGGATCGAACTCTGTCGAATCAGGATGATATTTCGATCAACCAGAGATTGAAACGCCAAGCGGAACAGGTCAAAATACTGCGAGTGGCCAACGTGGCCCTTAAAAAGGAAGCTATCGCTTTGGGCGCGTTAGATGCAGATGAGTAG